A window of Piliocolobus tephrosceles isolate RC106 chromosome 13, ASM277652v3, whole genome shotgun sequence contains these coding sequences:
- the LOC111524325 gene encoding small nuclear ribonucleoprotein G, which produces MSKAHPPELKKFMDKKLSLKLNGGRHVQGILRGFDPFMNLVIDECVEMATSGQQNNIGMVVIRGNSIIMLEALERV; this is translated from the coding sequence ATGAGCAAAGCTCACCCTCCCGAGTTGAAAAAATTTATGGACAAGAAGTTATCATTGAAATTAAATGGTGGCAGACATGTCCAAGGAATATTGCGGGGATTTGATCCCTTTATGAACCTTGTGATAGATGAATGTGTGGAGATGGCGACTAGTGGGCAACAGAACAATATTGGAATGGTGGTAATACGAGGAAATAGTATCATCATGTTAGAAGCCTTGGAACGAGTATAA